From Tripterygium wilfordii isolate XIE 37 chromosome 13, ASM1340144v1, whole genome shotgun sequence, the proteins below share one genomic window:
- the LOC120012419 gene encoding uncharacterized protein LOC120012419, protein MDVFAWTYNEMPGLDPKIVVHHLSIKHGVRPIKQAQRRFRPELVPKIENEVNKLIEARFIREVKYPTWIANIVPVMKKNGQLQVCVDFRDLNKACPKDDFPLPITELMVHATTGHEVLSFMDGSSGYNQIRMNPKDEEFTAFRTPKGIYCYKVMPFGLKNAGATYQRAMQKIFDDILHKKVECYVDDLVVKTKNRKDHLDDLRVIFERLRRFQLKMNPLKCAFGVTSGKFLGFIVRHRGIEIDRTKIDAILKMPEPTNLHELKSLQGKLAYIRRFISNLAGRCHPFNKLMKKETSFKWDDTCRNAFNNIKEYLLHPPVLKAPIPGRPLILYIAAQERSLGALLGQADDEGKESASYYVSRTLVGAELNYSPIEKVCLALVFATKKLRHYMLAHVIHLISKADPLKFILSRPVLSGRLAKWALLLSEFDITFVPQKAIKGQALADFLADHPIPAEWELPEEFLDEEVFFTDVIPSWKLFFDGAARKYGAGAGVVFVTPQNEVMPFSFTLMEMCSNNVAEYQALIIGLEMALEMQLGQLEIFGDSKLVINQLLSKYEVRKINLIPYQKHAAKLLEKFDMVNIIHVPRNENRQADALANLAIVLANSDKDIAIMSISQKWVIPSWTPEDETEVHNISVDTTENEDWRFIYYKDTLYRRSFDGVFLRCLSKEEANQVLEEAHSGICGVHQSGPKLHFRIKRMGYYWSTMVKDSMEYAKRCEACQVHANFIHQPPEPLHPTVASWPFDAWGLDVVGPITPKSSAGHLYILAATDYFSRWAEALPLKEFHFVQHNSSMYNATANGLAEAFNKTLCTLLKKVVSKSKRDWHERVGEALWAYRITYRTPTQATPYSLVYGVEAVIPLECQIPSLRIAIQEGLTTEQNAQLRLEELESLDERRLEAQKRLECYQARMSRAFNKKVRPRSFQIGDLVLAIRRPIVITRRTGGKFLPKWDGPYVVTEVYTNGAYKIIDKDGLQIGPINGKFLKRFYA, encoded by the exons atggatgtttttGCATGGACTTACAATGAAATGCCAGGACTAGATCCAAAGATTGTTGTCCATCACTTGTCTATCAAACATGGGGTACGTCCCATAAAACAAGCTCAAAGACGATTTCGACCGGAATTAGTCccgaaaattgaaaatgaagtcaATAAACTTATTGAAGCTAGATTCATTCGAGAAGTTAAATACCCGACATGGATTGCCAATATTGTCCCAGTGATGAAAAAAAATGGGCAATTACAGGTCTGTGTTGACTTCCGAGATTTAAAtaaagcatgtccaaaggatgATTTTCCATTGCCCATCACGGAGCTAATGGTTCATGCAACTACCGGACACGAAGTgttatccttcatggatggttCGTCTGGATacaatcaaattcggatgaaccCAAAGGATGAGGAATTCACTGCATTCCGTACTCCAAAAGGAATATATTGTTACAAAgttatgccttttggattgaagaatgccggagccACATATCAACGTGCCATGCAGAAGatctttgatgatatattgcataaaaaggtggaaTGTTATGTGGACGACTTAGTCGTAAAGACCAAAAACCGAAAAGATCATTTAGATGATTTACGGGTTATCTTTGAAAGACTTCGTCgatttcaattaaagatgaaTCCTCTCAAGTGCGCCTTTGGTGTCACTTCTGGAAAATTTCTTGGCTTCATCGTAAGGCATCGAGGTATTGAAATTGATCGAACAAAAATCGACGCCATTTTAAAAATGCCAGAACCGACTAACTTACACGAGCTAAAAAGCTTGCAAGGGAAGCTCGCGTATATTAGAAGGTTTATTTCAAACCTTGCTGGACGATGCCACCCATTCaataagttgatgaaaaaagaGACTTCTTTTAAATGGGATGATACTTGTCGGAATGCCTTTAATAATATCAAGGAGTACCTCCTACATCCGCCTGTATTAAAGGCACCAATTCCAGGTAGACCATTAATCCTATACATTGCTGCCCAAGAGCGATCATTAGGAGCACTGCTTGGACAAGCGGATGACGAAGGGAAAGAAAGCGCATCATACTACGTGAGTCGTACATTGGTAGGTGCGGAGCTAAATTATTCACCAATTGAAAAGGTGTGCCTAGCATTAGTCTTTGCAACAAAAAAGCTAAGACATTATATGCTTGCACATGTTATTCATTTGATCTCAAAGGCGGATCCACTTAAATTCATCTTGTCAAGACCAGTCTTATCTGGAAGATTAGCAAAGTGGGCCCTTCTTCTATCAGAGTTTGATATTACTTTTGTACCTCAAAAGGCTATAAAAGGACAAGCTTTAGCGGATTTCCTAGCGGACCATCCGATTCCAGCAGAGTGGGAGCTTCCAGAAGAATTCCTGGATGAAGAAGTTTTTTTCACTGATGTAATACCATCATGGAAATTATTCTTTGATGGTGCTGCACGAAAATATGGTGCAGGAGCTGGGGTAGTTTTTGTTACccctcaaaatgaagtcatgCCTTTCTCCTTCACATTGATGGAGATGTGTTCCAACAATGTGGCGGAATACCAAGCCTTGATAATTGGCTTGGAAATGGCTTTAGAGATGCAGCTCGGACAACTCGAAATTTTCGGAGATTCTAAGTTGGTTATTAATcaacttttatcaaaatatgaagtCCGGAAGATCAATTTAATTCCTTACCAGAAGCATGCTGCAAAGCTCTTGGAAAAATTTGACATGGTTAATATTATTCATGTCCCAAGGAATGAAAATCGACAAGCAGATGCATTGGCTAACTTAGCTATTGTATTGGCTAACTCCGATAAAGATATCGCGATTATGTCCATTTCTCAAAAATGGGTAATTCCATCATGGACACCTGAAGATGAAACAGAAGTTCATAATATCTCAGTTGatacaactgaaaatgaggattggag ATTCATATACTACAAAGATACGCTTTATCGGCGTTCTTTTGATGGTGTATTTCTTCGATGCCTAAGCAAAGAAGAAGCGAATCAAGTATTGGAAGAAGCTCATTCCGGGATATGTGGTGTTCATCAGTCCGGACCAAAACTTCACTTTCGAATAAAAAGGATGGGATATTATTGGTCAACCATGGTGAAAGATTCCATGGAATATGCTAAAAGATGTGAAGCTTGTCAAGTTCATGCGAACTTTATACACCAACCACCGGAACCCTTACATCCGACTGTTGCTTCATGGCCTTTTGATGCCTGGGGTTTGGATGTTGTAGGACCCATAACTCCAAAATCGTCTGCTGgccatttgtatatcttggcagCTACAGATTATTTCTCAAGATGGGCGGAAGCACTTCcattaaaagaa tttcattttgtccaACATAATTCCTCCATGTACAACGCAACAGCAAATGGACTTGCAGAAGCCTTTAACAAAACTCTCTGCACTTTGCTAAAGAAAGTTGTCTCCAAGTCAAAGAGGGATTGGCATGAAAGGGTAGGAGAAGCTTTGTGGGCCTACCGAATAACTTATCGAACACCAACACAAGCCACACCATATTCTTTGGTTTATGGCGTTGAAGCAGTAATACCACTGGAATGTCAAATTCCGTCTCTCAGGATTGCTATCCAAGAAGGCCTTACTACAGagcaaaatgctcaattaaggttgGAAGAACTTGAGTCCTTAGACGAAAGAAGATTGGAAGCTCAAAAGCGACTGGAATGCTATCAAGCTCGTATGTCCAGAGCTTTCAATAAAAAAGTACGTCCTCGATCATTTCAAATAGGAGACTTGGTCTTAGCTATAAGGAGGCCGATTGTGATCACTCGACGGACTGGGGGCAAGTTCCTACCCAAATGGGATGGACCATATGTAGTCACGGAAGTCTACACAAATGGTGCTTATAAAATTATTGACAAGGACGGTCTACAGATCGGACCtatcaatggaaaattcttGAAGCGTTTTTACgcttag
- the LOC120012166 gene encoding IQ domain-containing protein IQM3-like isoform X2: MLISSSNHCSGDFRSSDSSMLDIDAPETNGVDSATADDPECCSAKLSLAHNGTEELSSINCGEELGHTATPGDVNAEGGPCESTAAVKLQKVYRSYRTRRRLADSVVVAEELWWQALDFARLNHSTISFFNSPESVASRWNRVGWNASKVGKGLSIDAKAQKLAFQHWIEAIDPRHRYGHNLHLYYEEWCKANAGQPFFYWLDAGDGKELDLKQCSMSKLQQQCIKYLGPQERENYEYIVEDGKVIHKQSGSLLDTYKENQGCKWIFVMSTSQKLYAGEKKKGMFHHSSFLAGGATLAAGRLIAQQGILKIHKASKDSDSYDDDFKSSGSGTLPELSATMEPPKPDIVNEEKNLTSEAFEEVKPPETKGEYKRTLSGGLQSPRAEVTKQAILQRINSKSTTNSYQLGHQLSLKWSTGAGPRIGCVADYPLELRSQALEFVNLSPRTPPTPSTLRRINGLASPTAQHTSDWINGNPSPRMPFTLST; the protein is encoded by the exons ATGTTGATTTCCTCTTCCAACCATTGTTCTGGCGATTTTCGGAGCTCCGATTCGTCCATGTTGgacattgatgctccggaaaCCAACGGGGTTGATTCTGCGACGGCGGATGATCCGGAATGCTGCAGTGCCAAATTGTCTCTGGCTCACAACGGAACTGAAGAGTTGTCGTCGATCAACTGCGGAGAAGAATTGGGCCACACCGCGACCCCGGGTGATGTGAATGCGGAGGGAGGCCCGTGTGAGTCGACCGCGGCGGTGAAGCTGCAGAAGGTGTACAGGAGTTACCGCACGCGGCGCAGGTTAGCAGACTCTGTTGTTGTAGCTGAAGAACTATG GTGGCAGGCGTTAGACTTTGCTAGATTAAATCACAGTACGATTTCCTTCTTCAATTCGCCAGAAAGTGTGGCCTCGAGGTGGAATCGTGTTGGATGGAATGCTTCCAAG GTCGGCAAAGGTCTGTCCATAGACGCAAAGGCACAAAAATTGGCTTTTCAACATTGGATTGAAGCG ATTGATCCGCGGCACCGTTATGGGCATAACTTGCATCTCTACTATGAGGAGTGGTGCAAGGCAAATGCTGGGCAGCCATTTTTCTACTG GTTGGACGCAGGTGATGGCAAAGAACTTGATCTTAAACAATGTTCAATGTCAAAGCTTCAACAACAATGCATAAAGTATCTTGGACCT caagagagagagaattatgaatatatagttGAGGATGGAAAAGTCATTCACAAACAATCTGGGAGTCTCCTTGATACTTACAAGGAAAACCAAGGGTGCAAGTGGATATTCGTTATGAGCACTTCACAAAAATTGTATGCTGGTGAG aaaaagaaaggaatgtTCCATCATTCTAGCTTTCTAGCAGGAGGAGCTACATTAGCTGCTGGAAGGCTAATAGCGCAGCAGGGGATTCTTAAG ATACATAAAGCTAGCAAAGATTCCGACAGCTATGACGATGATTTCAAATCTAGTGGAAGTGGGACGCTGCCTGAACTTTCAGCAACGATGGAGCCTCCTAAACCTGATATTGTCAATGAGGAGAAGAATTTGACCTCAGAAGCATTCGAAGAAGTTAAGCCACCTGAAACTAAAGGTGAATACAAAAGGACTTTATCTGGTGGTCTTCAGAGCCCAAGAGCAGAGGTGACAAAGCAAGCGATACTACAAAGAATCAATTCCAAGAGCACAACCAATTCATACCAATTAGGGCATCAGCTCTCCTTGAAGTGGTCAACAGGAGCTGGTCCAAGAATTGGATGTGTTGCTGACTACCCCTTGGAACTGAGGTCCCAGGCCCTGGAATTTGTGAACCTATCTCCAAGAACCCCACCTACACCATCAACCTTGAGGAGGATCAATGGTCTTGCATCACCGACTGCGCAGCATACATCAGACTGGATTAATGGTAACCCATCTCCGAGAATGCCTTTCACATTATCAACTTGA
- the LOC120012166 gene encoding IQ domain-containing protein IQM3-like isoform X1, which translates to MLISSSNHCSGDFRSSDSSMLDIDAPETNGVDSATADDPECCSAKLSLAHNGTEELSSINCGEELGHTATPGDVNAEGGPCESTAAVKLQKVYRSYRTRRRLADSVVVAEELWWQALDFARLNHSTISFFNSPESVASRWNRVGWNASKVGKGLSIDAKAQKLAFQHWIEAIDPRHRYGHNLHLYYEEWCKANAGQPFFYWLDAGDGKELDLKQCSMSKLQQQCIKYLGPQERENYEYIVEDGKVIHKQSGSLLDTYKENQGCKWIFVMSTSQKLYAGEKKKGMFHHSSFLAGGATLAAGRLIAQQGILKSISAYSGHYKPTDDSLDIFLSFLGQNGVNLDEFEIHKASKDSDSYDDDFKSSGSGTLPELSATMEPPKPDIVNEEKNLTSEAFEEVKPPETKGEYKRTLSGGLQSPRAEVTKQAILQRINSKSTTNSYQLGHQLSLKWSTGAGPRIGCVADYPLELRSQALEFVNLSPRTPPTPSTLRRINGLASPTAQHTSDWINGNPSPRMPFTLST; encoded by the exons ATGTTGATTTCCTCTTCCAACCATTGTTCTGGCGATTTTCGGAGCTCCGATTCGTCCATGTTGgacattgatgctccggaaaCCAACGGGGTTGATTCTGCGACGGCGGATGATCCGGAATGCTGCAGTGCCAAATTGTCTCTGGCTCACAACGGAACTGAAGAGTTGTCGTCGATCAACTGCGGAGAAGAATTGGGCCACACCGCGACCCCGGGTGATGTGAATGCGGAGGGAGGCCCGTGTGAGTCGACCGCGGCGGTGAAGCTGCAGAAGGTGTACAGGAGTTACCGCACGCGGCGCAGGTTAGCAGACTCTGTTGTTGTAGCTGAAGAACTATG GTGGCAGGCGTTAGACTTTGCTAGATTAAATCACAGTACGATTTCCTTCTTCAATTCGCCAGAAAGTGTGGCCTCGAGGTGGAATCGTGTTGGATGGAATGCTTCCAAG GTCGGCAAAGGTCTGTCCATAGACGCAAAGGCACAAAAATTGGCTTTTCAACATTGGATTGAAGCG ATTGATCCGCGGCACCGTTATGGGCATAACTTGCATCTCTACTATGAGGAGTGGTGCAAGGCAAATGCTGGGCAGCCATTTTTCTACTG GTTGGACGCAGGTGATGGCAAAGAACTTGATCTTAAACAATGTTCAATGTCAAAGCTTCAACAACAATGCATAAAGTATCTTGGACCT caagagagagagaattatgaatatatagttGAGGATGGAAAAGTCATTCACAAACAATCTGGGAGTCTCCTTGATACTTACAAGGAAAACCAAGGGTGCAAGTGGATATTCGTTATGAGCACTTCACAAAAATTGTATGCTGGTGAG aaaaagaaaggaatgtTCCATCATTCTAGCTTTCTAGCAGGAGGAGCTACATTAGCTGCTGGAAGGCTAATAGCGCAGCAGGGGATTCTTAAG TCTATCTCTGCATATAGTGGACATTACAAGCCTACAGATGACAGCCTTGACATCTTTTTATCCTTTCTTGGGCAAAATGGAGTAAACCTTGATGAATTTGAG ATACATAAAGCTAGCAAAGATTCCGACAGCTATGACGATGATTTCAAATCTAGTGGAAGTGGGACGCTGCCTGAACTTTCAGCAACGATGGAGCCTCCTAAACCTGATATTGTCAATGAGGAGAAGAATTTGACCTCAGAAGCATTCGAAGAAGTTAAGCCACCTGAAACTAAAGGTGAATACAAAAGGACTTTATCTGGTGGTCTTCAGAGCCCAAGAGCAGAGGTGACAAAGCAAGCGATACTACAAAGAATCAATTCCAAGAGCACAACCAATTCATACCAATTAGGGCATCAGCTCTCCTTGAAGTGGTCAACAGGAGCTGGTCCAAGAATTGGATGTGTTGCTGACTACCCCTTGGAACTGAGGTCCCAGGCCCTGGAATTTGTGAACCTATCTCCAAGAACCCCACCTACACCATCAACCTTGAGGAGGATCAATGGTCTTGCATCACCGACTGCGCAGCATACATCAGACTGGATTAATGGTAACCCATCTCCGAGAATGCCTTTCACATTATCAACTTGA
- the LOC120013509 gene encoding monodehydroascorbate reductase 3, cytosolic-like: protein MAGKIFKYVILGGGVAAGYAAREFAKQGVKLGELAIISKELVAPYERPALSKAYLFPVGTARLPGFHVCVGSGGERLLPEWYKEKGIELILGTEIVKADLAAKTLVSAAGETFGYNILIIATGSTVIRLSDFGVQGANAKNIFYLREIDDADKLVEAIIGKKNGKAVIVGGGYIGLELSAALKINDLDVTMVYPEPWCMPRLFTADIAAFYESYYANKGVKIIKGTVAVGFTADSTGEVKEVQLKDGRVLEADIVVVGVGGRPFTTLFKGSVEEEKGGIKTDAFFKTSVPDVYAVGDVATFPMKLYNDIRRVEHVDHARKSAEQAVKAIKAKEEGKQIDEYDYLPFFYSRVFDLSWQFYGDNVGETVLFGDNSPTSPKPKFGSYWINDGKVVGAFLEGGTPDENKAMAKVARLKPTVDSLDVLTKEGLSFASKI, encoded by the exons ATGGCGGGGAAAATTTTCAAGTACGTGATCCTCGGTGGTGGTGTGGCCGCT GGGTATGCAGCTAGGGAGTTTGCTAAACAGGGAGTTAAGCTCGGTGAGCTGGCAATCATTTCTAAGGAGTTG GTAGCTCCTTATGAGCGTCCTGCTCTTAGCAAGGCTTATCTTTTCCCAGTGG GAACTGCAAGACTTCCTGGGTTCCATGTATGTGTTGGAAGTGGAGGAGAGAGATTGCTTCCTGAGTGGTACAAGGAGAAAG GAATTGAGTTGATCCTGGGCACAGAAATTGTGAAAGCCGATCTTGCTGCCAAGACACTGGTTAGTGCTGCTGGAGAGACCTTTGGGTATAACATTTTGATCATTGCAACTGGATCTACA GTGATAAGATTGTCAGATTTTGGTGTACAAGGCGCTAATGCCAAAAACATCTTCTACTTGAGAGAAATTGATGATGCTGATAAGCTTGTGGAAGCTATTATAGGAAAGAAAAATGGGAAAGCTGTAATTGTTGGAGGAGGATACATTGGTCTTGAGCTTAGTGCCGCTTTGAAAATCAACGATTTAGATGTTACTATGGTTTACCCTGAGCCCTGGTGCA TGCCTCGACTTTTTACTGCTGACATAGCTGCATTTTATGAGAGCTATTATGCTAATAAGGGAGTCAAGATTATTAAGGGAACAGTTGCTGTTGGGTTTACTGCTGATTCAACTGGAGAA GTAAAGGAAGTGCAACTTAAAGATGGCAGGGTGTTGGAAGCTGACATAGTTGTTGTTGGGGTTGGGGGCAGACCGtttacaactttgttcaaaggTTCAGTTGAAGAGGAAAAAGGTGGAATAAAG ACTGATGCGTTCTTCAAAACAAGTGTTCCTGATGTGTATGCTGTGGGTGACGTTGCTACATTCCCTATGAAATTGTACAATGATATAAGAAGAGTTGAACACGTCGATCATGCTCGCAAATCAGCTGAGCAGGCTGTGAAG GCCATCAAGGCAAAGGAGGAGGGTAAACAGATTGACGAGTATGATTATCTTCCATTCTTCTATTCTCGTGTCTTTGATCTCTCATGGCAATTCTACGGTGACAATGTCGGTGAGACTGTTCTCTTTGGAGACAACAGTCCAACGTCTCCAAAGCCGAAGTTTGGGTCGTACTGGATTAACGATGGAAAGGTTGTTGGAGCATTCCTAGAAGGTGGGACTCCTGATGAAAACAAGGCTATGGCCAAAGTTGCAAGGCTGAAACCTACAGTTGATAGCTTAGATGTGCTGACAAAGGAAGGTCTCTCTTTTGCtagtaaaatataa
- the LOC120011688 gene encoding uncharacterized protein LOC120011688, whose product MRLDLERRCVSSSSCSSPCSSSADRLVKSELEAAEALADFAHLVKRESGGESGGQWGSKGKRAKKRVASESPPRDSGLNPIDSVRSRSDLGQDPVYQEQWESETTCKNLMRNPVKSEQYEESLKPSLLCSGPSGSHASYGGSRGRQQLTEEEKEARRLRRVLANRESARQTIRRRQALCQELTRKEADLLWENANLNKEKEVALKEYQNLETTNKKLKAKMAKFVKMELDETKGEPKSADVQMPTHPTTEPPFLLYNQHPFQSLCWPSILQSSNPLSSPSLAPSNIPLPAIEKLGSLRPENSMNLNGPITSICVLPSPWFFPFPDHGNGVHPEPSSVFKNVHDKTAVDNCSNASSSSESILHAQNHLSSFPIKVKSEPSHSTEARFSADLNEIPPELPAEGGDQRAGPQANKMILTPRVLSTPSQTFTVKHEKATPSPPVPSTNSISSKATDRVSSLTERSIDLVNYSTKKLADTVAAAEARKRRKELTKLKNLYGRQCRMNC is encoded by the exons ATGAGGTTAGATTTGGAGAGACGTTGTGTATCGAGTTCTTCTTGTTCGTCACCGTGTTCTTCTTCGGCGGATCGGTTGGTGAAAAGCGAGTTGGAGGCGGCGGAAGCGTTGGCTGATTTTGCGCATTTAGTTAAGCGAGAGAGCGGAGGTGAAAGCGGTGGGCAATGGGGGAGCAAAGGAAAGAGAGCGAAGAAGCGAGTAGCGAGCGAATCGCCGCCTCGTGACTCCGGTTTGAATCCCATTGACTCGGTTCGAAGCCGTTCCGATCTCGGTCAG GACCCTGTATATCAAGAGCAGTGGGAGAGTGAAACAACATGCAAAAATTTAATGAGGAATCCAGTGAAGTCTGAGCAATATGAAGAATCACTAAAACCGAGTCTTCTGTGTTCTGGGCCTTCTGGCAGTCATGCTTCTTACGGTGGGAGCAGAGGAAGACAGCAGTTAACCGAG GAAGAAAAGGAAGCACGTAGACTACGTAGGGTATTAGCAAATAGAGAGTCAGCTAGACAGACAATTCGTCGCAGGCAG GCTCTATGTCAAGAGTTGACAAGAAAAGAAGCTGATCTATTGTGGGAGAATGCAAACCTGAATAAG GAGAAAGAGGTGGCCTTGAAAGAGTATCAGAATTTGGAAACCACCAACAAGAAACTGAAGGCAAAG ATGGCTAAGTTTGTAAAAATGGAGTTGGATGAAACTAAAGGAGAGCCAAAGTCAGCCGACGTTCAAATGCCTACACACCCAACGACTGAGCCGCCATTTCTGCTGTATAATCAACATCCATTTCAATCCCTTTGTTGGCCTTCCATCCTCCAATCTTCAAATCCATTATCGTCACCTAGTCTTGCTCCATCAAACATACCTCTACCAGCTATTGAGAAGCTTGGTTCCTTGCGACCAGAAAATTCCATGAATCTTAATGGTCCGATAACTTCCATATGTGTACTGCCAAGTCCTTGGTTCTTCCCATTCCCTGATCATGGGAATGGAGTTCACCCTGAGCCATCGTCTGTCTTTAAAAATGTACATGACAAAACTGCTGTAGATAACTGTTCCAATGCTAGTTCATCTTCTGAATCCATTCTACACGCACAGAACCACCTCTCCTCTTTTCCAATAAAAGTGAAATCAGAACCTTCTCACTCAACAGAAGCTAGATTCAGTGCGGATCTTAATGAGATCCCACCGGAATTACCAGCAGAAGGAGGTGATCAGCGTGCAGGGCCTCAGGCTAACAAAATGATCCTCACACCTAGGGTGTTAAGTACTCCCAGCCAGACTTTTACTGTTAAACATGAGAAGGCAACACCATCACCACCTGTTCCCAGTACTAATAGTATCTCTAGTAAAGCCACTGATAGAGTAAGTTCTTTGACAGAAAGGAGTATAGACTTGGTCAATTACTCAACCAAGAAATTAGCGGACACAGTTGCTGCAGCAGAGgcaaggaagaggagaaaggaaCTCACGAAACTAAAAAATCTCTATGGGCGTCAATGTCGGATGAATTGCTGA